One Candidatus Methylomirabilota bacterium genomic region harbors:
- a CDS encoding cytochrome C assembly protein → MNAIVFDVALTAYILAAAAALSALIWRRDDLGRVARVLTLAGWVCHTAAVALRGVELGRAPL, encoded by the coding sequence ATGAACGCGATCGTCTTCGACGTGGCTCTGACCGCGTATATCCTGGCGGCCGCCGCGGCGCTGTCCGCGCTCATCTGGCGCCGAGACGATCTCGGTCGGGTGGCGCGCGTGCTGACGCTGGCGGGCTGGGTCTGCCATACCGCGGCCGTGGCCCTCCGGGGCGTCGAGCTCGGGCGCGCGCCCCTCTT
- a CDS encoding formate dehydrogenase accessory protein FdhE: MPDYTALLAEWEAAVERRRELGQALAFWTAVLEGWRSWDDGGVAPLSWPPAECLSRWTRGVPLMAEAVLELEPASLEDLLGPMMERLAVGSPGDAEALRRFAEAWDGGRLGPTALLPTSGKDGVAVLQGEIGLPAHLAGFLSQAGLRPALERFLSGTRALPEGAWDRGICPWCGGLPAWGDVGEDGRRRLACHLCGGTWLAPRLRCPFCETWHSGDMVRLVAEGAEEGYFVEACRSCRGYLKGVDRRQRWNAGAPLVEDWASPHLDVYATRQGYWRATPSLVHLLPPEGDPAA, from the coding sequence ATGCCAGACTACACCGCGCTGCTCGCGGAGTGGGAGGCCGCGGTCGAGCGACGCCGCGAGCTCGGTCAAGCTCTGGCCTTCTGGACGGCCGTGCTCGAAGGATGGCGGAGCTGGGACGATGGTGGCGTGGCGCCGCTCTCCTGGCCCCCGGCGGAATGCCTCTCGCGCTGGACGCGCGGGGTGCCCCTCATGGCCGAGGCTGTCCTGGAGCTCGAGCCCGCATCGCTCGAGGATCTGCTGGGGCCGATGATGGAGCGGCTTGCCGTCGGGAGCCCGGGGGATGCGGAGGCGCTGCGGCGCTTCGCCGAGGCCTGGGACGGCGGACGACTCGGCCCCACCGCGCTCCTGCCGACATCGGGCAAGGACGGTGTCGCCGTGCTCCAGGGGGAGATCGGGCTTCCCGCGCACCTCGCGGGCTTCCTGTCGCAGGCCGGCCTGCGTCCGGCCCTCGAGCGCTTCCTGTCCGGTACACGCGCGCTGCCGGAGGGCGCATGGGACCGCGGGATCTGTCCCTGGTGCGGCGGCCTGCCCGCCTGGGGCGATGTCGGCGAGGACGGCCGCCGGCGCCTGGCCTGTCACCTCTGCGGCGGCACATGGCTGGCCCCGCGGCTTCGTTGCCCGTTCTGCGAGACGTGGCATTCCGGCGACATGGTGCGCCTGGTGGCCGAGGGCGCCGAGGAGGGCTATTTCGTGGAGGCGTGCCGGAGCTGCCGCGGCTATCTCAAGGGCGTGGACCGCCGGCAGCGCTGGAATGCGGGGGCGCCCCTCGTCGAGGACTGGGCCTCGCCGCATCTCGACGTCTACGCCACGCGGCAGGGGTACTGGCGGGCCACGCCCTCGCTCGTGCACCTGCTGCCGCCCGAAGGCGATCCCGCCGCATGA
- the truA gene encoding tRNA pseudouridine(38-40) synthase TruA has product MRVLRLILAYDGTDFQGWQVQPDRPTVQGLVMAAAARILGEPVKVTGASRTDAGVHALGQVASLATTSRIAPDRVARGLNALLPEAIRVLEASEAPPGFDARRSALGKRYLYLIDRGVVAHPLLRRHAWHPRYALDAEAMGEALPLLRGKHDFSAFCAAPGRGRTPTCAIRSARLMSRGERLAVLISADSFLHHMVRNIVGSLVEVGRGARSVSWMAELLAGRDRTRSGPTAPGHGLTLVRVLYGRDGR; this is encoded by the coding sequence TTGCGTGTCCTGCGCCTGATCCTGGCGTACGACGGCACGGACTTCCAGGGCTGGCAGGTGCAGCCCGACCGTCCCACGGTGCAGGGGCTCGTCATGGCGGCCGCCGCGAGAATTCTCGGGGAGCCCGTCAAGGTCACCGGGGCCAGTCGCACCGACGCGGGCGTGCACGCCCTCGGGCAGGTGGCCAGCCTCGCCACCACCTCACGGATCGCCCCCGACCGCGTCGCCCGGGGCCTCAATGCGCTGCTCCCCGAGGCCATCCGCGTGCTCGAGGCCTCGGAGGCGCCTCCGGGCTTCGACGCGCGGCGCTCCGCCCTGGGCAAGCGCTACCTCTATCTGATCGATCGTGGCGTAGTCGCCCATCCGCTTCTGCGCCGTCATGCCTGGCATCCCCGCTACGCGCTCGACGCCGAGGCCATGGGCGAGGCGCTCCCGCTGCTTCGCGGCAAGCACGACTTCTCGGCTTTCTGCGCGGCACCGGGACGGGGCCGAACGCCGACCTGTGCCATCCGATCGGCAAGGCTCATGAGCCGGGGTGAGCGCCTGGCCGTGCTCATCTCGGCCGATTCTTTCCTGCATCACATGGTGCGTAATATCGTCGGCAGCCTGGTGGAGGTGGGGCGGGGCGCGCGATCGGTTTCCTGGATGGCGGAGCTCCTGGCCGGGCGTGACCGCACCCGCTCCGGGCCGACCGCCCCCGGCCATGGCCTGACTCTCGTGCGTGTTCTCTACGGTCGCGATGGCCGCTGA
- the fdhD gene encoding formate dehydrogenase accessory sulfurtransferase FdhD — translation MRTYFQLKGGRFQEVKAEVVREQPLTVYVNGERFLTLLCSPFDLEPLVLGYLWMEKVIAGIEEVGALEVSEVDGRAEVTLTHPVTLPTERILTSGCGGGITFRIDPRLFPRVRSTLKVKPEALSARLHDLLRDAVHYHASRGIHGAALADAERVLLIAEDVGRHNAVDKLKGLALLRGLPTTDRILLSTGRVSSEMLLKAARMGVPIIASRTSPTEMAVALAEQLGITVAGYVRADGLNLYAGDVLDVSGLD, via the coding sequence ATGCGGACGTACTTCCAGCTCAAGGGCGGCCGCTTTCAGGAAGTCAAGGCCGAGGTGGTCCGCGAGCAGCCGCTGACCGTGTACGTCAACGGCGAGCGCTTCCTCACCCTCCTGTGCTCGCCCTTCGATCTCGAGCCCCTCGTCCTGGGCTATCTCTGGATGGAGAAGGTCATCGCGGGCATCGAGGAGGTGGGCGCGCTCGAAGTCTCCGAGGTGGACGGTCGCGCCGAGGTGACCCTGACTCATCCCGTGACTCTGCCCACCGAGCGCATCCTGACGTCGGGGTGCGGCGGTGGCATCACGTTCCGCATCGATCCGCGGCTCTTCCCGCGCGTGCGATCCACCCTCAAGGTCAAGCCCGAGGCGCTGTCCGCCCGGCTCCACGACCTGCTCCGCGATGCCGTCCACTACCACGCCTCGCGGGGCATACACGGCGCGGCGCTGGCCGACGCCGAGCGGGTGCTTCTCATCGCCGAGGACGTGGGCCGCCACAATGCCGTCGACAAGCTCAAGGGCCTGGCCCTGCTTCGGGGCCTGCCCACCACCGATCGCATCTTGCTCTCGACCGGCCGCGTCTCCTCCGAGATGCTCCTCAAGGCCGCGCGGATGGGCGTGCCCATCATCGCCTCGCGCACGTCCCCCACCGAGATGGCGGTGGCCCTCGCCGAGCAGCTCGGTATCACGGTGGCGGGTTATGTCCGCGCCGACGGGCTGAATCTGTACGCGGGCGACGTCCTCGACGTGTCGGGGCTCGACTGA
- the fdnG gene encoding formate dehydrogenase-N subunit alpha has product MSLSRRDFFKHAGSAGVGVAVGAATIGLDRVEAAATTLKIKEAKVHTSVCPYCSVGCNQLVYSKGDSIIDIEGHPDTPHTLGKLCPKGAATIQLSNNPLRPIKALYRAPGSEKWEEKPIAWMYDEIAKRYYETREKYFIEQEKDKDGKDVTVNRLEAIASLGSACIDNEECYLLTKFNRTFGIVYHEHQARVUHSATVPALGTTFGRGAMTTNLIDVQHADVIMCTNNMAENHPVGFQWVMKAKERGAKVIHVDPRFTRTSAVSDVHVPLRSGTNIAFFGGLMSYAIQNNLYFKDYVVSYTNASFLIDPAFKTPTDLGGLFEGLEQTGKGGMDPHVAQTYNKSSWKYQLDAEGNPKRDLTLQDPHSVFQLLKRHYSRYTPEMVERVCGIPKAKFVEVAKLYCGTSGREKTGTITYALNLTQHTNGVQNIRSLCMLQLLLGNIGRPGGGVTALRGHANVQGATDLEVLYHELPGYMPMPLRDAHPDLRTYLEKVTPKGGFWVNLPKFSVSLLKAFYGDAATKDNEFGYQWLPKRASADAYSHQHTFVDMYKGKIKGFFCDGQNPAVGGPNAKLARAAMQKLDWLVVVDIFNTETAEVWKAPGTNPKDVKTEVFFVPAAPAAEKDGTLTNTMRLIQWHEKSVNPPGDVQTDAQFVCTLAHRLQKMYAGSKKERDKGYLAASFNFGAKPDHPDMELVLKEVNGFATEEIADKDGKLLYKKGQAIASFAQLTDDGKTASGCWIYTGVINEGPDGKLVNKANAHKPGDEKDYLAHGWGFAWPANRRILYNRASADLAGKPWSEKKKLIWWDPAAPGQTPDKTGKWVGLDVPDFNAFLAPDAKNGDKPFIMRADLVGGFFGPLNDGPFPEHYEPIESPTKNLLSKQQNNPVAKIWSVPDKRNDLAPMGSKEYPYVITTYRLTEHHLSGVMSRYLPMLAELFESHFTEISHELAKELGIANGDKVTVSTPRGKIVAKAMVTHRLKPFMIDGKTVHEIGVPWHWGYNGIAKGDITNDLSATVADPTVYIQETKAFMCNVKKGEV; this is encoded by the coding sequence ATGAGCTTGTCACGCAGGGATTTCTTCAAGCACGCGGGATCGGCGGGAGTCGGCGTCGCCGTCGGCGCGGCAACCATCGGCCTCGATCGCGTCGAGGCCGCGGCCACCACGCTCAAGATCAAGGAAGCCAAGGTTCACACGAGCGTCTGCCCCTATTGTTCGGTCGGCTGCAACCAGCTCGTGTACTCCAAGGGCGACAGCATCATCGACATCGAGGGGCATCCGGACACGCCGCACACCCTGGGCAAGCTCTGTCCCAAGGGTGCGGCCACCATACAGCTCTCGAACAACCCGCTGCGACCGATCAAGGCGCTCTACCGCGCGCCGGGCTCGGAGAAGTGGGAGGAAAAGCCCATCGCGTGGATGTACGACGAGATCGCCAAGCGCTACTACGAGACGCGCGAGAAATACTTCATCGAGCAGGAGAAGGACAAGGACGGGAAGGACGTGACCGTCAACCGGCTCGAGGCCATCGCCTCGCTGGGCTCGGCGTGCATCGACAACGAGGAATGCTACCTCCTCACCAAGTTCAACCGCACCTTCGGCATCGTCTACCACGAGCATCAGGCCCGAGTCTGACACTCCGCCACGGTCCCCGCTTTGGGGACCACGTTCGGGCGGGGGGCCATGACGACCAATCTGATCGACGTCCAGCACGCGGATGTCATCATGTGCACCAACAACATGGCCGAGAACCACCCCGTGGGCTTCCAGTGGGTCATGAAGGCCAAGGAGCGTGGGGCCAAGGTCATCCACGTCGACCCGCGCTTCACCCGGACGAGCGCGGTGTCGGACGTCCACGTCCCCCTGCGCTCCGGCACCAACATCGCCTTCTTCGGCGGGTTGATGAGCTACGCCATCCAGAACAACTTGTACTTCAAGGACTACGTCGTCTCCTACACCAACGCATCCTTCCTCATCGACCCCGCCTTCAAGACGCCCACGGATCTCGGCGGGCTCTTCGAGGGACTGGAGCAGACGGGCAAGGGCGGTATGGACCCCCACGTCGCCCAGACGTACAACAAGAGCTCGTGGAAGTACCAGCTCGACGCGGAGGGCAATCCGAAGCGCGATCTCACCCTCCAGGATCCGCACTCCGTCTTCCAGCTCTTAAAGCGTCACTACAGCCGCTACACGCCCGAGATGGTCGAGCGCGTGTGCGGCATCCCCAAGGCCAAGTTCGTCGAGGTGGCCAAGCTCTACTGCGGCACCTCGGGGCGCGAGAAGACCGGCACCATCACCTACGCCCTCAACCTGACCCAGCACACCAACGGCGTGCAGAACATCCGCTCTCTCTGCATGCTCCAGCTCCTCCTCGGCAACATCGGGCGGCCGGGGGGCGGCGTGACGGCCCTCCGCGGGCACGCCAATGTCCAGGGCGCTACCGACCTCGAAGTGCTCTACCACGAGCTGCCGGGCTACATGCCGATGCCGCTCCGCGATGCCCACCCAGACCTCAGGACGTATCTCGAGAAAGTGACGCCCAAGGGCGGCTTCTGGGTCAACCTGCCGAAGTTCTCGGTGAGCCTGCTGAAGGCGTTTTACGGCGATGCGGCGACCAAGGACAACGAGTTCGGCTACCAGTGGCTGCCCAAGCGGGCCTCCGCGGACGCCTATAGCCACCAGCACACCTTCGTGGACATGTACAAGGGCAAGATCAAGGGCTTCTTCTGCGACGGCCAGAACCCCGCGGTGGGCGGACCGAACGCCAAGCTCGCGCGCGCGGCCATGCAGAAGCTCGACTGGCTGGTCGTGGTGGACATCTTCAACACCGAGACGGCCGAGGTGTGGAAGGCCCCGGGCACCAACCCCAAGGACGTCAAGACCGAGGTGTTCTTCGTCCCCGCCGCGCCGGCCGCGGAGAAGGACGGCACGCTGACCAACACCATGCGGCTCATCCAGTGGCACGAGAAGTCGGTCAATCCGCCGGGGGACGTCCAGACCGACGCCCAGTTCGTCTGCACGCTCGCCCACCGGCTCCAGAAGATGTACGCGGGCTCGAAGAAGGAGCGGGACAAGGGCTACCTCGCGGCCAGCTTCAACTTTGGCGCGAAGCCCGACCATCCGGACATGGAGCTGGTCCTCAAGGAGGTCAACGGCTTCGCCACCGAGGAGATCGCGGACAAGGACGGCAAGCTCCTCTACAAGAAGGGCCAGGCCATCGCGAGCTTCGCCCAGCTGACGGATGACGGCAAGACGGCCTCCGGCTGCTGGATCTACACGGGGGTCATCAACGAGGGGCCGGACGGCAAGCTCGTCAACAAGGCCAATGCCCACAAGCCGGGCGACGAGAAGGACTACCTGGCCCACGGCTGGGGTTTCGCGTGGCCGGCCAACCGGCGCATCCTCTACAATCGCGCCTCCGCCGATCTCGCGGGCAAGCCGTGGAGCGAGAAGAAGAAGCTCATCTGGTGGGACCCGGCCGCCCCGGGCCAGACGCCGGACAAGACGGGCAAGTGGGTCGGGCTCGACGTGCCCGACTTCAACGCGTTTCTCGCCCCCGACGCGAAGAACGGCGACAAGCCCTTCATCATGCGGGCCGACCTCGTCGGCGGCTTCTTCGGGCCGCTCAACGACGGCCCCTTCCCCGAGCACTACGAGCCGATCGAGTCGCCGACCAAGAATCTGCTCTCCAAGCAGCAGAACAATCCCGTGGCCAAGATCTGGAGCGTGCCCGACAAGCGGAACGACCTCGCCCCCATGGGCTCGAAGGAATACCCGTACGTCATCACCACGTACCGGCTGACCGAGCACCACCTCTCCGGCGTCATGTCGCGCTACCTGCCCATGCTGGCCGAGCTCTTCGAGTCCCACTTCACCGAGATCAGCCACGAGCTCGCCAAGGAGCTCGGCATCGCCAACGGCGACAAGGTCACGGTGTCGACGCCCCGCGGAAAGATCGTGGCCAAGGCCATGGTCACGCACCGCCTCAAGCCGTTCATGATCGACGGCAAGACGGTGCACGAGATCGGCGTGCCGTGGCACTGGGGCTATAACGGCATCGCCAAGGGCGACATCACCAACGACCTCTCGGCCACCGTGGCCGATCCGACGGTGTACATCCAGGAGACGAAAGCCTTCATGTGCAACGTCAAGAAGGGGGAGGTGTAG
- the nrfD gene encoding NrfD/PsrC family molybdoenzyme membrane anchor subunit gives MLKTPDWHLLIVWYFFLGGIAGGAYFTAAIADNFGGPRDKSVIRIGYVLALLLIGLCGILLILDLGTPSRFMNMMMHFKFWDPMSIGAWMLGVFGLFAFISSALSLVGGEGVAPVRRVVSLVGTIAGFFIAAYTGVLLSATALPLWSEGRLMGALFLASGASTGMAAISLLLYLAGESAGDGFKKVKRADRYAIMLEILMLAAFVLLLGGAAGPLVTGQFAPLFWGGLVAVGLILPLLMDLTGLKVPGAIPAAFVLVGGFILRYVLVMANA, from the coding sequence ATGCTTAAGACACCCGACTGGCACTTGCTGATCGTCTGGTACTTCTTCCTCGGGGGCATCGCGGGCGGGGCCTACTTCACCGCGGCCATCGCCGACAACTTCGGCGGGCCGCGGGACAAGAGCGTGATCCGGATCGGCTATGTGCTGGCCCTTCTCCTCATCGGGCTCTGCGGCATCCTCCTCATCCTCGACCTCGGCACGCCGAGCCGCTTCATGAACATGATGATGCACTTCAAGTTCTGGGACCCCATGTCCATCGGGGCCTGGATGCTCGGCGTCTTCGGCCTCTTCGCTTTCATCTCCTCCGCCCTCTCGCTGGTCGGCGGGGAGGGGGTGGCGCCCGTCCGCCGCGTGGTGAGCCTCGTGGGGACTATCGCGGGGTTCTTCATCGCCGCGTATACCGGCGTGCTCCTGAGCGCGACGGCGCTGCCCCTGTGGAGCGAGGGGCGGCTCATGGGCGCCCTCTTCCTCGCCTCCGGCGCCTCCACGGGCATGGCGGCGATCTCCCTCCTGCTCTATCTGGCCGGCGAATCCGCCGGCGATGGGTTCAAGAAGGTCAAGCGCGCGGATCGCTACGCCATCATGCTCGAGATCCTCATGCTGGCCGCCTTCGTCCTGCTCCTCGGCGGGGCCGCGGGGCCGCTCGTGACCGGCCAGTTCGCCCCGCTCTTCTGGGGGGGTCTCGTCGCGGTGGGGCTCATCCTTCCGCTTCTCATGGATCTGACTGGACTCAAGGTGCCTGGAGCGATTCCCGCCGCTTTCGTCCTCGTCGGCGGCTTCATCCTCCGCTACGTCCTCGTGATGGCTAATGCCTGA
- a CDS encoding 4Fe-4S dicluster domain-containing protein produces the protein MARTLAMFTDTSLCIGCRACQVACKQWNELPAEQPEWTGSYQNHATFTDKTYRLVRFIEKPQPNGELAWLLMSDVCKHCAQAGCLDACPTGAIYRTEFGTVNINQDVCNGCRYCVSSCPFGVVSFNHDTGRANKCTFCNDRIHNGLGPACAKTCPTDSIQFGFRDELVPKAQKRVASLKEMGYKDAQLYGADSNGPLGGLNAFFLLLDGPATYALPEKPLLPQRNVKVDSLLAVGSALLVGVGALVAFRERGSHPSGSHAKDGGDA, from the coding sequence ATGGCCCGCACGCTGGCGATGTTCACGGACACCTCGTTGTGCATCGGCTGTCGCGCCTGCCAGGTCGCCTGCAAGCAGTGGAACGAGCTGCCGGCCGAGCAGCCGGAGTGGACCGGCTCCTACCAGAACCACGCGACTTTCACCGACAAGACCTATCGTCTCGTCCGCTTCATAGAGAAGCCCCAGCCGAACGGTGAGCTGGCCTGGCTCCTGATGTCGGACGTTTGCAAGCATTGCGCCCAGGCGGGCTGTCTCGACGCCTGCCCGACCGGGGCCATCTACCGGACGGAGTTCGGCACCGTCAACATCAACCAGGACGTGTGCAACGGCTGCCGGTACTGCGTCAGCTCCTGCCCCTTCGGCGTGGTCTCGTTCAACCACGACACGGGGCGCGCCAACAAGTGCACCTTCTGCAATGACCGGATCCACAACGGGCTCGGGCCGGCCTGCGCCAAGACCTGCCCCACCGACTCCATCCAGTTCGGCTTCCGCGACGAACTGGTCCCCAAGGCGCAGAAGCGCGTGGCCTCGCTCAAGGAGATGGGCTACAAGGACGCGCAGCTGTACGGCGCGGATTCGAACGGGCCGCTGGGAGGCCTCAATGCCTTCTTCCTGCTCCTCGACGGGCCGGCGACCTATGCCCTGCCGGAGAAGCCGCTCCTGCCTCAGCGCAACGTGAAGGTGGACTCGCTCCTCGCCGTGGGCTCGGCCCTCCTGGTGGGCGTGGGCGCGCTCGTGGCATTCCGCGAGCGGGGCAGCCATCCCTCAGGCAGCCATGCCAAGGACGGTGGCGATGCTTAA